A stretch of Sulfurirhabdus autotrophica DNA encodes these proteins:
- a CDS encoding flagellar brake protein, translating to MPIKDNTTQPLQASGDDSQYLVHTQNEIAFIMRESIEKKAMFTAYFNRGSEFILTSLLTVLPGRGAFIFDCGSKDNANKKLLESDRVIFVTTLNGIKIQFVATDVREVQYKGSDALIAKLPRQLLRLQRREFFRLEIPGFAKIHCEIPDSLNNTTTSLHIHDISLGGLSLNATKRFEKSVVLEKFRHCQITLKEFGVITVDIEVRYTIVLTQPRGEPVTRIGCRFISITPHDQVLIQRYMAAVETEERGLMPEKP from the coding sequence ATGCCCATTAAAGATAATACAACACAGCCGCTCCAAGCTTCGGGGGATGATAGCCAGTATCTTGTTCATACTCAAAATGAAATCGCTTTCATTATGCGTGAATCCATCGAAAAAAAAGCCATGTTCACTGCCTATTTCAACCGAGGGTCAGAATTTATTCTGACCTCTCTGCTAACCGTACTTCCTGGGCGGGGTGCTTTTATATTTGATTGCGGCAGCAAAGACAATGCGAATAAAAAATTACTCGAAAGTGACAGAGTCATATTTGTCACCACCTTGAACGGTATCAAAATTCAGTTTGTGGCAACAGATGTCCGTGAAGTTCAATACAAGGGTAGTGATGCATTAATCGCAAAATTGCCAAGGCAATTGCTCCGTCTGCAACGTCGCGAATTTTTTCGATTGGAAATACCTGGATTTGCTAAAATACATTGCGAAATTCCTGACTCATTAAACAACACAACCACCTCGTTGCACATCCATGACATCAGCCTTGGCGGTCTTTCTCTGAACGCCACCAAACGCTTTGAAAAGAGTGTCGTACTGGAGAAATTCCGCCACTGCCAAATTACGCTGAAAGAGTTTGGTGTCATTACCGTTGATATTGAAGTACGTTACACGATAGTACTGACACAGCCCCGGGGCGAGCCCGTTACACGCATCGGATGCCGCTTCATCAGCATCACTCCTCACGATCAGGTGTTGATTCAAAGGTACATGGCAGCAGTAGAGACTGAAGAGCGGGGATTAATGCCTGAAAAACCTTGA
- a CDS encoding argininosuccinate synthase, with protein sequence MSEIKKVVLAYSGGLDTSVILKWLQDVYQCEIVTFTADIGQGEELEPAREKAKKFGVKEIYIDDLREEFVRDFVFPMFRANTIYEGEYLLGTSIARPLIAKRLIEIARDTKADAISHGATGKGNDQVRFELGAYALNPDIKVIAPWREWDLLSREKLLAYAEQHGIPVEMKHKAGGSPYSMDANLLHISYEGRHLEDPAAEPEDDMWRWTVSPEKAPDQAEYLDVEYKYGDPVALNGKQLSAADLLAELNRIGGKHGIGRLDLVENRYVGMKARGCYETPGGTIMLKAHRAIESITLDREVAHLKDELMPRYASLIYNGYWWSPEREMLQTMINHSQVNVNGWVRVKLYKGNVTVVGRDSKTNSLFDPGIATFEDDQGAYNQADAAGFIKLNALRLRIAAKFKNKAK encoded by the coding sequence ATGAGTGAAATCAAAAAAGTCGTACTCGCCTACTCTGGCGGACTGGATACATCAGTCATTTTAAAATGGCTACAGGATGTCTACCAATGCGAAATCGTCACTTTCACCGCTGACATTGGTCAGGGTGAAGAACTGGAACCTGCGCGCGAAAAAGCAAAAAAATTCGGCGTCAAAGAAATATATATCGATGACTTGCGTGAAGAGTTTGTGCGCGACTTTGTTTTTCCTATGTTCCGTGCCAATACCATCTACGAAGGTGAATACCTGCTAGGCACCAGCATTGCACGCCCGCTTATTGCCAAGCGCTTGATTGAAATTGCCCGTGATACCAAAGCTGATGCTATATCTCACGGCGCAACCGGTAAGGGAAATGATCAGGTGCGATTTGAACTGGGTGCATATGCCCTGAATCCGGATATTAAAGTCATCGCGCCATGGCGCGAATGGGATCTGCTTTCCCGTGAAAAGCTGCTGGCCTATGCTGAGCAGCATGGCATTCCCGTAGAGATGAAACACAAAGCCGGCGGCAGCCCCTATTCCATGGATGCCAATCTATTGCACATCAGCTACGAAGGCCGCCATCTTGAAGATCCCGCTGCTGAGCCGGAAGACGATATGTGGCGTTGGACTGTTTCACCTGAAAAAGCACCAGACCAGGCGGAATATCTGGATGTTGAATACAAGTATGGCGACCCGGTAGCACTCAATGGCAAGCAACTTTCTGCAGCAGACTTGCTGGCAGAACTGAATCGCATTGGTGGAAAACACGGTATTGGCCGACTGGATTTAGTAGAAAACCGCTATGTAGGCATGAAAGCACGCGGCTGCTATGAAACACCGGGCGGCACCATTATGTTGAAAGCACATCGTGCTATCGAATCCATTACGCTCGATCGGGAAGTTGCGCATCTGAAAGACGAATTGATGCCGCGTTACGCTTCGCTCATTTACAACGGCTACTGGTGGAGCCCCGAGCGCGAAATGCTGCAAACCATGATCAACCATTCTCAAGTAAACGTAAATGGCTGGGTCAGGGTCAAACTTTACAAGGGAAATGTCACTGTCGTTGGTCGCGATTCTAAAACCAATTCTTTATTTGACCCTGGTATTGCCACATTTGAAGATGATCAAGGTGCCTACAACCAGGCAGATGCAGCGGGCTTCATCAAATTGAATGCATTACGTTTACGTATTGCCGCTAAATTCAAAAACAAAGCCAAATAA
- a CDS encoding flagellar brake protein, translating to MPDNENTTQSLVITSEDDSQYLVTSQVEIIFIMRDLIEKKSMFTIYFNSGKSFILSVLLTVLPDRVEFVFDCGGNDAMNAQLLKSERLIFVATINGVKVQFATDKARAIQFKGRDAFIAHLPKQLLRLQRREYYRLEVPGFARIGCDIPELSGDSAIILAVRDISLGGLGLFTNKQLDSSAIMETFHDCHLDLKNAGTITVDLEVRIAIALSQNKSGLATRVGCRFAKITPANQAILQRFIVMVEKEEHDLFSK from the coding sequence ATGCCTGACAACGAAAACACAACACAATCACTTGTGATCACGTCTGAAGATGATAGCCAATATTTGGTGACATCGCAGGTTGAGATTATTTTCATCATGCGTGACCTGATTGAAAAAAAATCCATGTTCACCATTTATTTCAATTCCGGGAAAAGTTTCATTCTTTCGGTCTTGTTGACTGTATTACCCGACAGGGTTGAATTTGTGTTTGATTGTGGCGGCAATGATGCTATGAACGCGCAGCTATTGAAAAGTGAAAGGCTGATTTTTGTTGCCACCATAAACGGCGTCAAAGTCCAGTTTGCGACAGACAAAGCCAGAGCGATTCAATTCAAAGGCAGAGATGCTTTTATTGCGCATCTACCAAAACAACTACTTCGGCTACAGCGTAGAGAATATTACCGACTGGAAGTACCAGGTTTTGCTCGCATAGGCTGCGACATTCCTGAGCTCTCAGGCGATTCTGCAATTATTCTGGCAGTTCGCGATATCAGTCTTGGTGGCCTCGGCCTTTTCACCAATAAACAGCTTGATAGCAGCGCTATCATGGAAACATTCCACGACTGTCATCTAGACCTGAAAAATGCCGGTACCATCACAGTAGATCTTGAAGTGAGAATTGCCATTGCACTATCCCAAAATAAAAGTGGTCTGGCTACGCGCGTGGGTTGCAGATTTGCAAAGATCACACCTGCTAATCAGGCAATACTACAACGATTTATAGTTATGGTAGAAAAAGAAGAACATGATTTGTTTTCTAAATAA
- a CDS encoding aspartate aminotransferase family protein has product MSHLMNTYARLPVAFVRGEGVWLWDENGKRYLDAVAGVAVNGLGHAHPKLTHAICEQAKTLIHTSNLYGVKKQEELADKLASISGMDEVFFCNSGAEANEAAIKIARLYGHGKGIEIPTIIVMEKSFHGRTMATLTATGSRKVQAGFEPLLSGFVRVPYDDIEAITQVAAHNKNIVAILVEPVQGEGGVHIPTPLTDYFTALRRVCDENGWLLMLDEVQTGIARTGTWFAHQHTAIKPDVMSLAKGLGSGMPIGACLTAGKAKDTFKPGNHGSTFGGNPLACAAALATLAAIEEQNLREHSVELGQYIQDGFNKSLAGIAGVTQVRGLGLMIGIELDRPCGELVKLALAKGLLINVTADKVVRLLPPMIMSQEEAAQLIDILSALIKEFLSHH; this is encoded by the coding sequence ATGTCGCATTTAATGAACACCTATGCCAGGCTACCAGTCGCATTCGTTCGCGGGGAAGGCGTGTGGCTTTGGGACGAAAACGGCAAACGCTATCTTGACGCTGTAGCCGGTGTAGCCGTAAATGGCCTCGGCCATGCGCATCCCAAGTTAACACATGCCATTTGCGAACAGGCAAAAACACTGATTCACACATCCAACCTTTATGGGGTGAAGAAACAGGAAGAATTGGCAGACAAACTTGCCAGCATTTCCGGGATGGATGAAGTGTTTTTTTGCAATTCCGGTGCCGAGGCTAATGAAGCAGCCATCAAAATTGCCAGATTGTATGGTCATGGCAAGGGAATTGAAATTCCTACTATTATCGTCATGGAAAAGAGCTTCCACGGCCGGACAATGGCTACACTGACCGCAACCGGCAGCCGCAAAGTTCAAGCTGGCTTTGAGCCATTGCTTTCGGGTTTTGTACGCGTCCCCTATGATGATATAGAAGCGATTACTCAGGTTGCAGCGCATAATAAAAATATTGTCGCTATATTGGTAGAGCCAGTTCAGGGCGAAGGGGGCGTTCACATCCCTACCCCGCTAACAGACTATTTCACCGCATTACGACGCGTCTGTGATGAAAATGGCTGGTTGTTGATGCTCGATGAAGTGCAAACAGGGATTGCCCGTACCGGCACCTGGTTTGCCCATCAACACACGGCAATCAAACCCGACGTGATGTCACTGGCGAAAGGATTGGGTTCTGGCATGCCGATTGGCGCTTGCCTGACTGCCGGCAAAGCGAAGGACACCTTCAAACCGGGGAATCACGGTTCCACTTTCGGAGGCAATCCGCTTGCCTGTGCAGCAGCTTTGGCTACGTTGGCCGCTATCGAAGAACAAAATTTACGTGAACACTCAGTCGAGCTCGGTCAATACATACAGGATGGCTTCAATAAATCACTTGCCGGCATCGCCGGGGTGACACAAGTTCGCGGCCTGGGCCTTATGATCGGTATTGAACTGGATCGTCCATGTGGTGAACTGGTCAAGTTGGCGTTGGCAAAGGGTTTATTGATCAATGTCACCGCCGATAAAGTGGTCAGACTTCTGCCGCCAATGATCATGAGCCAGGAAGAAGCAGCGCAGTTAATCGATATTCTCAGCGCACTGATCAAGGAATTTTTGAGTCACCATTAA
- the argF gene encoding ornithine carbamoyltransferase, translating into MQVKHFLQLKDLEQSELDYLFKRARTMKQRLGKGELYQPLRAKTLAMLFEKNSTRTRVSFEVGMNQLGGSAMFLSPRDTQLGRGEPIEDVAEVISRMVDIVMIRTFEQDIVERFAAHSKVPVINGLTDEYHPCQILADIFTYIEKRGSIKGKTVAWIGDSNNVCNTWLQAAKILDFNMHIATPPEYEVEPERGESFESMHMECFSDPHDAARDADLVTTDVWTSMGYEDETEDRKQDFQDFRVDEEMMALAKPDALFMHCLPAHRGEEVSAGVIDGPQSVVWDEAENRLHTQKALVEYLLLGKIKEQ; encoded by the coding sequence ATGCAAGTAAAGCATTTTCTGCAACTTAAAGATTTAGAGCAATCAGAGCTGGACTATCTTTTCAAGCGCGCACGCACAATGAAACAGCGTTTGGGCAAGGGTGAGTTATACCAGCCCCTGCGTGCTAAAACACTGGCCATGCTTTTTGAAAAAAATTCGACTCGCACCCGCGTTTCTTTTGAAGTCGGCATGAATCAACTTGGTGGCTCTGCCATGTTTCTTAGTCCCCGTGATACCCAATTGGGGCGTGGAGAACCCATTGAAGATGTGGCAGAAGTCATCTCCCGAATGGTGGATATTGTCATGATACGCACGTTCGAACAAGACATCGTCGAACGCTTTGCTGCACATTCCAAAGTCCCCGTCATCAATGGACTGACTGACGAATACCACCCTTGCCAGATTTTGGCCGATATTTTTACTTATATTGAGAAGCGTGGTTCTATTAAGGGCAAAACCGTCGCATGGATCGGCGACAGTAACAATGTATGCAACACATGGTTGCAAGCTGCCAAAATACTTGATTTCAATATGCACATTGCCACGCCGCCAGAGTATGAAGTAGAACCAGAGCGCGGCGAAAGTTTTGAAAGCATGCACATGGAGTGCTTTTCAGACCCGCATGATGCAGCTCGTGATGCAGATCTTGTCACGACGGATGTATGGACAAGCATGGGCTACGAAGACGAAACAGAAGATCGAAAACAGGATTTTCAGGATTTTCGCGTTGATGAGGAAATGATGGCACTGGCCAAACCCGATGCGCTTTTCATGCATTGCTTGCCCGCGCACCGTGGAGAAGAAGTTTCTGCCGGCGTGATTGATGGTCCGCAAAGCGTTGTATGGGATGAAGCAGAAAACAGGTTGCATACACAAAAAGCACTGGTGGAATATCTCTTGCTCGGAAAAATCAAGGAGCAGTAA
- the ppnP gene encoding pyrimidine/purine nucleoside phosphorylase codes for MSQFDNVNVVKKANVYFDGKCVSHTVNFPDGTKKTIGVIFPSKLVFNTGAPEIMEINSGECKVKLAGENEWKTYKTGEKFTVPGNSSFDIETVEMLDYVCHFC; via the coding sequence ATGTCTCAATTTGATAATGTGAATGTTGTAAAAAAAGCCAATGTCTACTTTGACGGAAAATGTGTTTCTCATACAGTCAATTTCCCTGACGGCACAAAAAAAACCATCGGTGTTATTTTCCCAAGCAAATTAGTGTTTAACACTGGCGCGCCTGAAATCATGGAAATAAACAGCGGTGAATGCAAGGTCAAACTGGCCGGCGAAAACGAGTGGAAAACCTACAAAACAGGTGAGAAATTTACCGTTCCTGGTAATTCTTCATTCGACATTGAAACCGTTGAAATGCTGGATTACGTTTGCCACTTCTGCTGA
- a CDS encoding C40 family peptidase, which yields MSLEQPQFLNSQKPTVSHLMKLTALFLAGLLASCASAPPTNKSNLKGYQITLQDPAKSKEVVMYAMGLMGIDYQFGGSNPESGLDCSGMVSYIFNNALGMSLPHNAQQIAQLGREIPLAKMQPGDLVFFNTLNRSFSHVGIYIGDDRFIHAPSTNGKIRISSLKTSYYAQRVEAARSFFY from the coding sequence ATGAGCCTTGAACAACCTCAATTCCTGAACAGTCAAAAACCGACTGTCAGCCACTTGATGAAGCTAACCGCATTATTTTTGGCGGGCCTGCTAGCTTCCTGCGCCAGTGCGCCACCCACAAACAAATCTAACCTAAAGGGATATCAAATCACTTTACAGGACCCTGCAAAGAGCAAAGAAGTGGTTATGTATGCTATGGGGCTGATGGGCATAGACTACCAGTTTGGCGGCTCCAACCCAGAGAGTGGACTGGACTGTAGTGGCATGGTCAGCTACATTTTTAACAACGCACTAGGCATGAGCCTCCCACATAACGCTCAACAAATTGCCCAGCTAGGCCGGGAAATCCCCCTTGCTAAAATGCAACCTGGCGATCTGGTCTTCTTTAACACACTAAATCGTTCTTTCTCCCATGTGGGCATTTATATCGGCGATGATCGATTTATTCATGCACCCAGTACAAATGGTAAAATCCGCATCAGCAGCCTTAAAACCAGCTATTACGCTCAACGCGTTGAAGCCGCAAGAAGTTTTTTCTATTGA
- a CDS encoding DUF2283 domain-containing protein → MNIVYFEETDSLYIELVPQEATGAWEAAPGVIINYGADGQPVGIEIDQASEKANLDSLKIGNFPGLVENITKRDLTH, encoded by the coding sequence ATGAATATTGTATATTTCGAAGAAACTGATTCACTCTATATCGAACTGGTTCCTCAGGAAGCCACAGGCGCCTGGGAAGCAGCACCAGGTGTCATCATCAATTATGGTGCTGATGGACAGCCCGTTGGCATTGAAATAGATCAGGCCAGCGAAAAGGCCAATCTGGACAGTCTGAAAATCGGCAATTTTCCTGGATTGGTTGAAAACATCACAAAACGTGACCTCACACATTAA
- a CDS encoding YajQ family cyclic di-GMP-binding protein has product MPSFDIVSEVEKQEVKNAVEQTNKEVSTRFDFKGSDARVEQAEYVLTVFADDDFKITQVLDVLNNKLIKRGIDIKCIELGKIEKISGNKVKQSITVKTGVETELAKKIVRIIKDSKLKVQASIQGETVRVTGAKRDLLQDAIQLVKKSIGDFPLQFGNFRE; this is encoded by the coding sequence ATGCCCTCTTTTGACATTGTTTCAGAAGTCGAAAAACAGGAAGTTAAAAACGCTGTAGAGCAGACCAATAAAGAGGTCAGCACCCGCTTTGACTTTAAAGGCTCAGATGCACGTGTAGAACAGGCCGAATATGTACTGACAGTTTTCGCGGATGATGATTTCAAGATCACACAGGTGCTGGATGTGCTGAACAATAAATTGATCAAGCGCGGTATAGATATAAAATGCATCGAATTGGGCAAGATAGAAAAAATTAGCGGCAACAAGGTAAAGCAGTCTATAACCGTCAAAACGGGTGTTGAAACTGAACTGGCTAAAAAAATAGTCAGAATTATCAAAGACAGCAAACTCAAGGTTCAGGCCAGCATTCAAGGTGAAACCGTTCGTGTCACAGGGGCCAAGCGAGATCTTCTGCAGGATGCCATCCAGTTAGTAAAAAAATCCATCGGTGACTTTCCGCTTCAATTTGGTAATTTTCGGGAATAG
- a CDS encoding arginase, whose product MRDIKIIGVASGWGAQDQGCAKGPEVLREHGLQAQLLADGISVAWDETLFPVPEKNKIHLISSLCERLAGKVSGMIVNGSLPVILGGDHSCAIGTWSGVVLATRNSGPLGLIWIDAHMDSHTPETSPSGALHGMPLACLLGYGITSLVELGGFYPKLLPQHVCLVGVRSFEAGESELLKKLGVRIFFMDEVRRRGVGVVMQDALNIAQQGTAGFGVSIDLDALDPFEDPGVGSPSPDGIMGVELLDALKQIKECVNLLGIEVVEYNPDRDQNTVTANRAIQLLAAMLPRNNL is encoded by the coding sequence ATGCGAGATATTAAAATAATTGGTGTGGCTTCGGGTTGGGGCGCACAGGATCAAGGATGCGCCAAGGGCCCAGAGGTGCTTCGCGAACATGGCCTTCAAGCGCAGCTCCTGGCTGATGGAATTTCGGTAGCTTGGGATGAAACTCTTTTTCCCGTGCCTGAAAAGAATAAAATACACCTGATATCCTCACTTTGTGAGAGGCTGGCCGGTAAAGTCAGTGGCATGATTGTCAATGGCAGCTTGCCGGTTATTTTAGGGGGTGATCATTCCTGTGCGATAGGCACATGGAGTGGCGTTGTTTTGGCTACCCGGAATAGCGGGCCCCTCGGGTTGATCTGGATTGATGCCCATATGGATAGCCACACACCAGAAACATCGCCAAGCGGTGCCTTACACGGTATGCCTTTAGCTTGTTTGTTAGGTTATGGCATTACTTCTCTTGTTGAGCTTGGCGGTTTTTATCCCAAACTTTTACCGCAACATGTGTGCCTGGTTGGTGTGCGCAGTTTTGAAGCGGGTGAGTCTGAGTTACTCAAAAAGCTTGGTGTGCGGATTTTTTTTATGGATGAAGTACGCCGTCGTGGTGTCGGTGTGGTCATGCAAGATGCTTTGAATATAGCTCAGCAAGGTACCGCTGGATTTGGTGTCAGCATTGATTTGGATGCGCTTGATCCCTTTGAAGACCCTGGAGTAGGCAGCCCTTCTCCGGATGGTATTATGGGCGTGGAATTGCTGGATGCGCTTAAGCAAATAAAAGAATGTGTCAATTTGCTGGGGATTGAAGTCGTTGAATATAATCCTGATCGCGATCAAAATACAGTGACGGCGAATAGGGCTATTCAGTTATTGGCAGCAATGTTGCCAAGGAATAACTTGTGA